From Sphingomonas bisphenolicum, one genomic window encodes:
- the cyoC gene encoding cytochrome o ubiquinol oxidase subunit III has translation MASASPIDPAFLDKDGNPLFHLEHEPHHPEGSSTMLGFWMYLMSDCLIFACLFATYAVLGGNYAAGPGPKDLFDLPLVAVNTAMLLFSSITYGFAMLAMEENRVGATQGWLAVTGLFGLAFLSIEMYEFAHLIHEGATPMRSGFLSAFFTLVGTHGLHVTFGCIWLVTLMVQVAKKGLIPANQRRLMCLSMFWHFLDVIWIGVFTFVYLMGMLR, from the coding sequence ATGGCAAGCGCATCTCCGATCGACCCCGCCTTCCTCGACAAGGACGGCAACCCGCTCTTCCATCTGGAACATGAGCCGCATCATCCCGAAGGGTCCAGCACCATGCTGGGCTTCTGGATGTACCTGATGAGCGATTGCCTCATCTTCGCCTGCCTGTTCGCCACCTATGCGGTGCTGGGCGGCAACTATGCGGCGGGACCGGGGCCGAAGGATCTGTTCGATCTGCCGCTGGTGGCGGTGAACACGGCCATGCTGCTCTTCTCCTCCATCACCTATGGCTTCGCCATGCTGGCGATGGAGGAGAACCGGGTCGGCGCGACGCAGGGCTGGCTGGCCGTCACCGGCCTGTTCGGCCTCGCCTTCCTCAGCATCGAAATGTACGAATTCGCGCACCTCATCCATGAGGGCGCGACGCCGATGCGGTCGGGCTTCCTGTCGGCCTTCTTCACGCTGGTCGGCACCCACGGGCTGCACGTCACCTTCGGCTGCATCTGGCTGGTGACGCTGATGGTGCAGGTCGCGAAAAAGGGCCTGATACCCGCCAACCAGCGCCGCCTGATGTGCCTCAGCATGTTCTGGCACTTCCTCGACGTCATCTGGATCGGCGTCTTCACCTTTGTCTATCTGATGGGAATGCTGCGATGA
- the cyoD gene encoding cytochrome o ubiquinol oxidase subunit IV → MSDAAHPKPGHDHPDAHAGAHGSMGSYMIGFGLSVILTAIPFWLVMASVFANPQATAIIIMAFAVVQIVVHMIYFLHMNTRSEGGWSMMALIFTLVLVVITLSGSMWVMYHLNHNMMPMSQHDMSQMP, encoded by the coding sequence ATGAGCGATGCCGCCCACCCCAAACCCGGCCATGACCACCCCGACGCCCATGCGGGCGCGCATGGCAGCATGGGCAGCTACATGATCGGCTTCGGCCTGTCGGTGATCCTGACGGCCATCCCCTTCTGGCTGGTCATGGCCAGCGTCTTCGCCAATCCGCAGGCCACCGCGATCATCATCATGGCCTTCGCCGTCGTGCAGATCGTGGTGCATATGATTTACTTCCTGCACATGAACACCCGTTCCGAAGGCGGCTGGTCGATGATGGCGCTGATCTTCACGCTGGTGCTGGTCGTCATCACCCTGTCCGGGTCGATGTGGGTCATGTATCATCTCAATCATAACATGATGCCCATGTCGCAGCATGACATGAGCCAGATGCCGTGA
- a CDS encoding SURF1 family protein, whose translation MDPRPEKAGFPVGLTLAALILFVGLIALGVWQVERLAWKRDLIARVDVRIHAAPVPAPASATQADEYRRVTATGAFLHDKAALVQAATVRGAGYWVLTPLRQANGVILLVNRGFVPPEAKARYDRPQGVVRVTGLLRLTEPGGGFLRSNDPAADRWYSRDVAAITTARNLRSIAGYFIDAQAGPSPDVLPVGGLTVVSFPNNHLQYAITWFILAAMVAGAYSLVMRQSGKDRRG comes from the coding sequence ATGGACCCCCGCCCCGAAAAGGCGGGGTTCCCGGTCGGCCTGACGCTGGCCGCGCTGATCCTGTTCGTCGGCCTCATTGCGCTCGGCGTCTGGCAGGTGGAGCGGCTGGCATGGAAGCGCGACCTCATCGCCCGCGTCGATGTCCGCATCCACGCCGCGCCGGTGCCGGCTCCGGCCAGCGCAACCCAGGCCGACGAATATCGCCGCGTCACCGCCACCGGCGCCTTCCTGCATGACAAGGCCGCGCTGGTGCAGGCCGCCACGGTGCGCGGCGCGGGCTATTGGGTTCTGACCCCGCTGCGTCAGGCGAACGGCGTGATTCTCCTCGTCAACCGCGGCTTCGTGCCACCGGAAGCCAAGGCCCGCTACGATCGGCCGCAGGGCGTGGTGCGCGTCACCGGCCTGCTGCGCCTGACCGAACCGGGCGGCGGCTTCCTGCGCAGCAACGATCCCGCCGCCGACCGCTGGTATTCGCGCGACGTCGCCGCCATCACGACCGCACGCAATCTCAGGTCGATAGCGGGCTATTTCATCGACGCGCAGGCCGGCCCTTCGCCCGACGTGCTGCCGGTGGGCGGGCTGACCGTCGTCAGCTTCCCCAACAACCATCTGCAATATGCCATCACCTGGTTCATACTGGCGGCGATGGTCGCCGGGGCCTATAGCCTGGTCATGCGCCAGTCTGGAAAAGATCGCCGGGGATGA
- a CDS encoding ATP-binding protein has protein sequence MTAQPGRRARWLPSRWPADAAGRRNMALLVQLRWIAIAGQVATILFVHFGMDIHLPLPSMLVVPCIAAAMNIGSLMVLRRRTDITHAELFLALLFDVFALTTQLYLSGGATNPFVSLYLVQVALGAVLLHRWSVWGIVAVSMLCAAMLAFVYRPLDLSETLEGHLFDLHIVGTWICITMIAVLLVLFMTRVTRNLQQREAYLAELRQQAVEEEHIVRMGLLASGAAHELGTPLAQLAVVLGDWRHMPEIKTHPALVEEVGEMEAAVQRCKTILTGILMSAGEARGEAPQITNVRDFIDIIARDWRIANPGMPLRCDFGPHEYPRIIADPVIRQAVTNLLDNAREAGATYINMMVSRDSQWLHIAVRDNGRGFDAAMLADVGKPYRSSKGKQGGGLGLFLVVNVVRKLGGRVDASNGAEGGAMILLRLPLSTLALEEANDDG, from the coding sequence ATGACTGCACAGCCGGGAAGACGCGCGCGCTGGCTGCCGAGCCGGTGGCCCGCCGACGCAGCCGGGCGCCGCAACATGGCGTTGCTGGTGCAATTGCGCTGGATCGCCATCGCCGGGCAGGTCGCGACGATCCTGTTCGTCCATTTCGGCATGGACATCCACCTGCCGCTGCCATCGATGCTGGTCGTGCCGTGCATCGCAGCGGCGATGAACATCGGCAGCCTGATGGTGCTGCGCAGGCGCACCGACATCACCCATGCCGAGCTGTTCCTGGCGCTGTTGTTCGACGTGTTCGCGCTGACCACCCAACTTTATCTGAGCGGCGGCGCGACCAATCCGTTCGTGTCGCTCTATCTGGTGCAGGTGGCGCTGGGCGCGGTGCTGCTGCATCGCTGGAGCGTATGGGGAATCGTGGCGGTATCGATGCTCTGCGCGGCGATGCTGGCCTTCGTCTACCGTCCGCTCGACCTCAGCGAAACGCTGGAAGGGCATCTGTTCGACCTGCATATTGTCGGCACCTGGATCTGCATCACCATGATCGCGGTGCTGCTGGTGCTGTTCATGACCCGCGTGACCCGCAACCTGCAACAGCGGGAGGCCTATCTGGCGGAACTGCGGCAGCAGGCGGTCGAGGAAGAGCATATCGTACGGATGGGCCTGCTGGCATCGGGCGCGGCGCATGAACTGGGCACGCCTCTCGCCCAGCTCGCCGTGGTGCTGGGCGACTGGCGGCACATGCCGGAGATCAAGACGCACCCCGCACTGGTCGAGGAAGTGGGAGAGATGGAAGCGGCAGTGCAACGCTGCAAGACCATCCTGACCGGCATCCTCATGTCCGCGGGGGAGGCGCGCGGCGAAGCGCCGCAGATCACCAACGTCCGCGATTTCATCGACATCATCGCGCGCGACTGGCGGATCGCCAATCCGGGTATGCCGCTGCGCTGCGATTTCGGCCCGCATGAATATCCGCGCATCATCGCCGATCCGGTGATCCGCCAGGCGGTGACCAACCTGCTGGACAATGCGCGCGAGGCGGGCGCGACCTATATCAACATGATGGTCAGCCGCGACAGCCAGTGGCTGCACATCGCGGTGCGCGACAATGGCCGTGGCTTCGACGCGGCGATGCTGGCCGATGTCGGCAAACCCTATCGGTCGAGCAAGGGCAAGCAGGGCGGCGGCCTCGGCCTCTTCCTGGTGGTCAATGTCGTGCGCAAGCTGGGCGGGCGGGTCGACGCCAGCAATGGTGCGGAGGGCGGCGCGATGATCCTGCTGCGCCTGCCGCTCTCGACGCTGGCGCTGGAGGAGGCGAATGATGACGGATGA
- a CDS encoding response regulator transcription factor, giving the protein MTDERQLLIVEDDEGFARTLKRSFERRGYSVLSADSLETVTAILADNRPGFAVVDLKLGPQSGLACVQALHAHDPAMLIVVLTGFASIATAVEAIKLGATNYLAKPSNTDDIEAAFARSGGDPTAPLAPRPTSIKTLEWEHIHEVLKDSEFNISEAARRLGMHRRTLARKLAKRQVG; this is encoded by the coding sequence ATGACGGATGAACGGCAATTGCTGATCGTCGAGGATGACGAAGGCTTCGCCCGCACGCTCAAACGCTCTTTCGAACGGCGCGGCTACAGCGTGCTGTCGGCCGACAGCCTGGAAACGGTGACCGCGATACTCGCCGACAACCGCCCCGGCTTCGCGGTCGTGGATCTCAAGCTTGGCCCGCAATCGGGCCTGGCCTGCGTCCAGGCGCTCCACGCCCATGATCCGGCGATGCTGATCGTGGTGCTGACGGGCTTCGCCAGCATCGCGACGGCCGTGGAGGCGATCAAGCTGGGCGCCACCAATTATCTCGCCAAGCCTTCCAACACCGACGATATCGAGGCCGCCTTCGCCCGCTCCGGCGGCGACCCCACCGCGCCGCTCGCGCCCCGGCCGACGTCGATCAAGACGCTGGAATGGGAACATATCCACGAGGTGCTCAAGGATAGCGAGTTCAACATCTCCGAAGCCGCGCGGCGGCTGGGTATGCATCGCCGCACCCTCGCCCGCAAGCTGGCCAAGCGTCAGGTAGGTTAA
- a CDS encoding calcium-binding protein — translation MAGFIGYWLTIDRDSGTFDMQIDYYVPGYDDPETGEAFYETSWNYNYYDQGGTIGGTGGYGWDSGSAIVYLGFPGGEDASDGTLSFSAMNNFSGESVSMTWHILNAGLAHGDQLLTGSADMDIILSGYGADELRGGDGDDFLDSGDGNDRLFGGAGDDWLDGGRGADQMSGGDGHDIYFVSNIYDQVIEADGEGIDFVVSSVSYTLAPFVEALALDGPDARNGTGNEQDNRIDANDLANVLSGLGGDDLLLGYDGDDRLLGGAGSDLLDGGAGDDRLEGGDGDDLYVVDSINDQTIELSGGGTDEVLVLDLDDYELASHVENLTYLGGAALFRGSGNSLNNLLNGGLGADILRGLQGSDTLHGDLGDDVLMGGTGADMLYGDQGVDMASYAEALSAVAANLASGVGTRGEAIGDQYDGIEGLIGSSHDDKLTGDAGENQLMGGAGDDIMFGGDGRDWLIGGAGADLLNGGKHGDVVSYRGSVGAVLVNLQTQTASGGDADGDTLISFSHAEGGDGNDVLIGGGGRNQLIGGLGNDRLEGAAGDDMLRGGAGADTLLGGDGNDILDYSGSTAGVTVNLTTGAADGGDATGDSFSGMERITGSDLDDTLAGDGRTNILVGGAGDDILYGGAGNDIIIGGLGADEMHGGSGSDLLSYRGSLDWVTIHLDLGWSYGVEGSGDRFIGFENARGSEVGDALYGNAGNNHLYGGDGGDYLDGGGGKDVLYGEAGDDAFLFWTGSGQVRIMDFTAGDEQADDRIILTMGEDYDSFAEIMAIATTDGADTRFDFGGGQSLILTGVDKAALVSSDFVFS, via the coding sequence ATGGCAGGCTTTATCGGCTATTGGCTTACGATCGATCGTGATTCCGGCACGTTCGACATGCAGATCGATTATTATGTTCCCGGCTATGACGATCCGGAAACCGGGGAAGCCTTCTACGAAACAAGCTGGAATTACAATTATTACGACCAGGGCGGGACGATCGGGGGCACCGGCGGCTATGGCTGGGACTCGGGTTCCGCCATCGTCTATCTCGGCTTTCCGGGAGGCGAGGATGCGTCCGACGGCACTCTCTCCTTTTCCGCGATGAACAATTTCAGCGGCGAGTCGGTCTCCATGACCTGGCACATCCTCAATGCCGGCCTTGCCCATGGCGACCAGTTGCTGACCGGTTCCGCCGACATGGACATCATCCTGTCCGGCTATGGCGCCGATGAACTGCGCGGCGGCGATGGCGACGATTTTCTCGACTCTGGCGATGGCAATGACCGGCTGTTCGGCGGCGCGGGCGATGACTGGCTGGACGGGGGGCGCGGCGCCGACCAGATGAGCGGCGGCGACGGCCATGACATTTATTTCGTGAGCAACATCTACGATCAGGTGATCGAGGCGGACGGCGAAGGCATCGATTTCGTCGTGTCGTCGGTCAGCTACACATTGGCGCCCTTCGTCGAAGCGCTGGCGCTCGACGGCCCCGATGCCCGCAACGGCACAGGCAATGAGCAGGATAACCGGATCGACGCCAACGACCTGGCCAACGTGCTGAGCGGTCTGGGGGGCGACGACCTGCTGCTGGGCTATGACGGCGATGACAGGCTGCTGGGCGGCGCCGGCTCGGACCTGCTGGACGGCGGCGCGGGCGACGATCGGCTGGAGGGCGGCGATGGCGATGACCTCTATGTCGTCGACTCAATCAACGACCAGACGATCGAACTGTCCGGCGGCGGCACGGACGAGGTTCTTGTTCTGGATCTGGACGATTACGAGTTGGCGAGCCATGTGGAAAATCTCACCTATCTCGGCGGCGCAGCGCTGTTTCGCGGCAGCGGCAACAGCCTGAACAATCTCCTGAACGGCGGATTGGGCGCGGATATCCTGCGCGGCCTGCAAGGCAGCGACACCCTGCACGGCGACTTGGGCGACGATGTGCTGATGGGTGGAACGGGCGCCGATATGCTTTATGGCGATCAGGGCGTCGACATGGCCAGCTATGCCGAGGCCCTGTCGGCCGTCGCCGCCAACCTCGCCTCCGGCGTCGGAACGCGGGGCGAGGCGATAGGCGACCAATATGACGGGATCGAGGGGCTGATCGGCAGCAGCCACGACGACAAGCTGACCGGAGACGCCGGCGAGAACCAGCTTATGGGCGGCGCGGGCGATGACATAATGTTCGGTGGCGACGGGCGCGACTGGCTGATCGGCGGAGCCGGCGCGGATCTGCTCAACGGCGGCAAGCATGGCGACGTTGTGAGCTATCGCGGATCGGTCGGGGCAGTGCTTGTCAATCTGCAGACCCAGACCGCATCGGGTGGCGACGCCGACGGCGACACGCTCATCAGCTTCAGCCATGCGGAGGGCGGCGACGGCAACGACGTACTGATCGGCGGCGGCGGCCGCAACCAGTTGATCGGCGGCCTGGGGAATGACCGGCTGGAAGGCGCCGCTGGCGACGACATGTTGCGGGGCGGCGCAGGCGCGGATACGCTGCTGGGCGGCGACGGCAACGACATTCTGGACTATAGCGGATCGACCGCCGGCGTGACTGTGAACCTCACCACCGGCGCAGCGGACGGCGGCGATGCGACCGGCGACAGCTTCAGCGGCATGGAAAGGATCACCGGCAGCGACCTTGACGACACTCTGGCTGGCGATGGCCGGACCAATATATTGGTCGGCGGCGCCGGCGACGATATTCTATACGGCGGTGCTGGCAACGACATCATCATCGGCGGCCTTGGCGCGGATGAAATGCACGGCGGCAGCGGGTCGGACCTGTTGAGCTACAGGGGATCGCTCGACTGGGTGACCATCCATCTCGACCTGGGCTGGTCCTATGGCGTGGAAGGGTCCGGCGACAGGTTCATCGGGTTCGAGAATGCGCGCGGGAGCGAGGTCGGGGATGCGCTGTACGGCAATGCCGGCAACAACCATCTCTACGGCGGCGACGGTGGCGACTATCTGGACGGCGGCGGCGGCAAGGACGTCCTCTACGGCGAGGCCGGCGACGACGCCTTCCTGTTCTGGACGGGGTCCGGCCAGGTGCGAATCATGGACTTTACCGCCGGCGACGAGCAGGCCGATGATCGCATCATTCTGACGATGGGCGAGGATTATGACAGTTTCGCCGAAATCATGGCGATCGCGACGACGGATGGCGCCGACACCCGCTTTGATTTTGGGGGTGGACAGTCCCTGATCCTGACCGGCGTCGATAAAGCCGCGCTGGTCAGTTCGGATTTCGTCTTCAGCTAG
- a CDS encoding sugar kinase, with amino-acid sequence MATKATITVIGEAMLELSRGDGDGWNLRYGGDVINTAIHLARAGDTVRLASALGTDPMSAQLCAQWEAEGVDTSLVIAAKDKLPGLYAIETDAAGERSFHYWRGEAAARRMFDLPQSAAMVAQAAQSDLLYFSLITLAILPDAGREALLDLCAQVRAHGGRIAFDGNYRARLWDDAATARRWRDRAIAVSDMGLPTLADEVEMGEADDARDAAARWGAGEGRDVVVKLGGDGCLVAGEIVPIPRQLDVIDSSGAGDAFNGGYLHARLAGASPRDAALAGHRLAGWNIGRRGAIPARDADAPYG; translated from the coding sequence ATGGCGACGAAGGCGACGATCACGGTCATTGGCGAAGCGATGCTGGAGCTGAGCCGCGGCGATGGGGATGGCTGGAACCTGCGCTATGGCGGCGACGTCATCAACACCGCCATCCATCTGGCGCGCGCGGGCGACACTGTCCGCCTCGCCAGCGCGCTGGGCACCGATCCCATGAGCGCGCAACTGTGCGCCCAATGGGAAGCGGAAGGCGTGGACACGTCGCTGGTCATCGCGGCAAAGGACAAGCTGCCCGGCCTCTACGCGATCGAGACGGATGCGGCGGGCGAGCGCAGCTTCCATTACTGGCGCGGCGAGGCGGCGGCGCGGCGGATGTTCGACCTGCCGCAAAGCGCGGCGATGGTGGCGCAGGCGGCGCAATCGGACCTGCTCTATTTTTCGCTCATCACCCTGGCGATCCTGCCGGACGCCGGCCGGGAGGCGCTGTTGGACCTGTGCGCGCAGGTGCGTGCCCATGGCGGCCGCATCGCCTTCGACGGCAATTATCGCGCGCGGCTGTGGGATGATGCGGCGACCGCGCGCCGCTGGCGCGACCGGGCGATCGCGGTCAGCGACATGGGCCTGCCGACGCTGGCGGACGAGGTCGAGATGGGCGAAGCCGACGACGCCCGCGACGCGGCGGCGCGCTGGGGTGCGGGCGAGGGGCGGGACGTGGTCGTGAAGCTGGGCGGCGATGGCTGTCTGGTGGCGGGCGAGATCGTGCCGATACCGCGTCAACTGGACGTCATCGATTCGAGCGGGGCGGGGGACGCGTTCAATGGCGGCTATCTCCATGCCCGGCTGGCCGGCGCCAGCCCGCGCGATGCGGCGCTGGCCGGGCATCGTCTCGCCGGCTGGAATATCGGCCGCCGCGGCGCGATTCCGGCGCGCGATGCCGATGCGCCTTATGGCTGA
- a CDS encoding hybrid sensor histidine kinase/response regulator: MVTASTDETGNRFELLVQSVTDYAIYMLDPTGVIVSWNAGARRFKGYEADEIIGQHFSRFYTPEDLARGIPAIALHAAEHDGRFEAEGWRVRKDGGQFWASVVIDPIRAPDGRLLGFAKVTRDLTERRAAQDALRASEERFRLLVQSVTDYAIYMLDPVGTVTSWNMGAERFKGYKAEEILGQNFSRFYSEEDRLAGLPSRALHSAQTVGRFEAEGWRIRKDGTRFWANVVIDPIRTPDGTLLGFAKITRDLTERRDAQRALDEARDAIVQTQKMDAIGKLTGGVAHDFNNLLAVIVGSLDLARQRLTTGGDIARYLDNAMTAAERGATLTQRMLAFARKQELKLQSVDCVILVQGMAELFRTTLGAAVAIEMRFPPALGAAHADPSQLELALLNLAVNARDAMPEGGRIIVDAARTTVAPDERPDLGAGDYIRLSVIDEGEGMDAATLERAREPFFTTKGVGKGTGLGLSMVHGFAQQCGGSLTIASEPGVGTSVSLWLPMAQADAEAQHIAMVVEELHDPDMPLVILAVDDDDLVLTNTAGMLEDLGHTVFQASSGADALRLLAGGSVDLVVTDHAMPGMTGAQLADAIEQMQPGLPVVIITGFAELPPHATHRLRLDKPFRQAELARTVATAMRTALASAIVAREPDPPRTDC, encoded by the coding sequence ATGGTTACCGCCTCCACTGACGAAACAGGCAATCGCTTCGAACTGCTGGTTCAAAGCGTCACCGACTATGCGATCTATATGCTCGACCCGACGGGCGTAATCGTCAGTTGGAACGCGGGCGCGCGCCGCTTCAAGGGCTATGAAGCGGACGAGATCATCGGCCAGCATTTTTCCCGCTTCTACACGCCGGAGGACCTGGCCCGCGGTATCCCCGCAATCGCGCTCCATGCCGCCGAGCATGACGGCCGGTTCGAAGCGGAAGGCTGGCGCGTCCGCAAGGATGGCGGACAATTCTGGGCCAGTGTCGTGATCGATCCGATCCGGGCGCCCGACGGCCGGCTGCTGGGCTTCGCCAAAGTGACGCGCGACCTGACCGAGCGACGCGCCGCGCAGGATGCCTTACGCGCCAGCGAGGAACGCTTCCGGCTGCTGGTGCAGAGCGTGACCGACTACGCCATCTACATGCTCGATCCCGTCGGCACGGTGACGAGCTGGAACATGGGCGCGGAACGATTCAAGGGCTATAAGGCCGAAGAGATATTGGGCCAGAATTTCTCCCGCTTCTACAGCGAGGAAGATCGGCTGGCGGGCCTGCCCTCGCGCGCGCTCCATAGCGCGCAGACCGTGGGCCGGTTCGAGGCGGAAGGCTGGCGCATTCGCAAGGACGGCACGCGTTTCTGGGCCAATGTCGTGATCGACCCGATCCGCACCCCGGACGGCACCTTGCTGGGCTTCGCCAAGATCACCCGCGACCTGACCGAACGACGCGATGCGCAACGCGCCCTCGACGAGGCGCGCGACGCCATCGTCCAGACCCAGAAGATGGACGCGATCGGCAAGCTGACCGGCGGCGTCGCGCATGATTTCAACAATCTGCTGGCGGTGATCGTCGGCAGCCTGGACCTCGCCCGGCAAAGGCTGACGACCGGCGGCGACATCGCCCGTTATCTCGACAACGCCATGACCGCGGCCGAGCGCGGCGCGACCCTGACGCAGCGGATGCTCGCCTTTGCGCGCAAGCAGGAACTCAAGCTGCAAAGCGTCGACTGCGTCATATTGGTGCAGGGCATGGCCGAATTGTTCCGCACCACATTGGGCGCGGCGGTAGCCATAGAGATGCGCTTTCCGCCGGCGCTGGGCGCCGCCCATGCCGATCCATCCCAGTTGGAACTGGCGCTGCTCAACCTGGCGGTCAATGCGCGTGACGCCATGCCGGAAGGCGGGCGGATCATCGTCGACGCGGCGCGAACGACCGTCGCCCCGGACGAGCGCCCCGACCTGGGGGCGGGCGACTATATCCGCCTGTCCGTGATCGACGAGGGCGAGGGCATGGACGCCGCCACGCTGGAGCGCGCCCGCGAACCCTTTTTCACCACCAAGGGCGTGGGCAAGGGCACCGGCCTGGGCCTGTCGATGGTGCATGGCTTCGCCCAGCAATGCGGCGGCTCGCTGACGATCGCCAGCGAGCCCGGCGTCGGAACCAGCGTATCGCTGTGGTTGCCGATGGCGCAGGCCGATGCGGAGGCGCAGCACATCGCCATGGTGGTGGAGGAATTGCATGACCCAGACATGCCGCTGGTCATTCTGGCGGTGGACGATGACGATCTGGTGCTGACGAATACGGCCGGTATGCTGGAGGATCTGGGCCATACCGTGTTCCAGGCGTCGTCCGGCGCCGATGCATTGCGGTTGCTGGCGGGCGGCAGCGTGGACCTGGTCGTCACCGACCATGCAATGCCGGGCATGACCGGCGCGCAGCTCGCCGATGCGATCGAACAGATGCAACCCGGCCTGCCGGTCGTCATCATTACCGGCTTTGCCGAACTGCCGCCGCACGCCACGCATCGCCTGCGTCTCGACAAACCGTTCAGGCAGGCGGAGCTTGCGCGCACCGTCGCGACCGCCATGCGCACCGCGCTCGCATCGGCGATCGTGGCGCGCGAACCCGATCCGCCCCGTACCGACTGTTGA
- a CDS encoding alpha/beta fold hydrolase, with protein MDILTAPTPTSHFFTSLRTRLHYLDWGNPSAPTLVLVHGGFDHARSWDWTARALARDHHVIALDLRGHGDSGWSPDGSYMMANFVYDLAQLVDLLDRSPVTIVGHSLGGAISLRYAGLFPEKVRKLVAIEGLGLSPDRLKQKAEQAAPQVWREWIDTRRASARRTPRRYPTIEAAIGRMRERNEHLTVEQALHLTSHGVNRNEDGSYGWKFDPYLKGLAPQAGTDEELPDFWKRISCPTLLCLGQDSWASNPEKDGRIRHFSDARLVEFADAGHWLHHDQFERFIGEVRGFLEGEAGDSRTVVRL; from the coding sequence ATGGACATCTTGACTGCGCCGACCCCGACTTCGCATTTCTTCACATCGTTGCGGACACGGCTGCACTATCTCGACTGGGGCAATCCATCGGCCCCGACGCTGGTCCTGGTGCATGGCGGCTTCGACCATGCGCGCAGTTGGGACTGGACGGCGCGCGCGCTGGCGCGGGACCATCATGTCATCGCGCTGGACCTGCGCGGCCATGGCGACAGCGGCTGGTCGCCCGACGGCTCCTATATGATGGCCAATTTCGTGTACGACCTGGCGCAGCTGGTCGACCTGCTCGACCGGTCGCCCGTGACGATCGTGGGCCATTCGCTCGGCGGCGCGATCAGCCTGCGCTATGCGGGTCTGTTCCCTGAAAAAGTGCGCAAGCTTGTCGCGATCGAAGGTCTGGGTCTGTCGCCCGACCGCCTGAAGCAAAAGGCCGAACAGGCGGCGCCCCAGGTCTGGCGCGAATGGATCGACACGCGCCGCGCCAGCGCACGGCGCACGCCGCGGCGCTATCCCACGATCGAGGCGGCGATCGGCCGGATGCGCGAGCGCAACGAGCATCTGACGGTCGAGCAGGCGCTGCATCTGACCAGCCACGGCGTCAACCGCAACGAAGACGGCAGCTATGGCTGGAAATTCGACCCCTATCTGAAAGGGCTGGCGCCCCAGGCCGGCACCGATGAGGAACTGCCCGACTTCTGGAAGCGGATCAGTTGCCCCACCCTGCTCTGCCTGGGCCAGGATAGCTGGGCATCCAACCCGGAAAAGGACGGCCGCATCCGCCATTTCAGCGACGCCCGGCTGGTCGAGTTCGCCGATGCCGGCCACTGGCTGCACCATGACCAGTTCGAGCGCTTCATCGGCGAGGTTCGCGGCTTCCTAGAGGGTGAAGCCGGCGACAGCCGCACGGTAGTCCGCCTTTAA
- a CDS encoding NAD(P)H-dependent flavin oxidoreductase produces MTLPTLLEGRLALPLIGSPMFIISQPALVMAQCRAGIVGAFPSLNARPSGMFEAWLQQLQAELTDADAPFAVNLIVHRTNARLEEDLALCVRYRVPIVITSLGAREDVNAAIHSYGGIVLHDIINDMFARKAIEKGADGLIAVAAGAGGHAGTLSPFALIQEIRQWFDGPLALSGSIATGRAIAAARMMGADLAYMGSPFIATAEANADPAYKQMIVDSHAADIVYSDVFTGVHGNYLRPSIVASGLDPDSLPKAKDMDFAAMTGGDKKAWRDVWGCGQGIGAVDKVQPTADFVAGLKADYRAAVAGFTL; encoded by the coding sequence ATGACCCTGCCGACATTGCTGGAAGGCCGCCTTGCGCTGCCGCTGATCGGGTCGCCGATGTTCATCATCTCGCAACCGGCGCTGGTCATGGCGCAGTGCCGCGCAGGGATCGTCGGCGCCTTTCCCTCGCTCAATGCGCGGCCGTCGGGCATGTTCGAGGCGTGGTTGCAGCAGTTGCAGGCGGAACTGACCGACGCCGATGCGCCCTTCGCCGTCAACCTGATCGTCCACCGCACCAATGCGCGGCTGGAGGAGGATCTGGCGCTGTGTGTCCGATATAGGGTGCCGATCGTCATCACTTCGCTCGGCGCGCGCGAGGATGTGAATGCGGCGATCCACAGCTATGGCGGCATCGTCCTGCACGATATCATCAACGACATGTTCGCGCGCAAGGCGATCGAGAAGGGCGCCGATGGCCTGATCGCGGTGGCGGCGGGGGCGGGCGGCCATGCCGGCACGCTGTCGCCCTTCGCGCTGATCCAGGAAATCCGCCAATGGTTCGACGGGCCGTTGGCGCTGTCGGGATCGATCGCCACCGGCCGCGCCATCGCCGCCGCGCGGATGATGGGCGCGGACCTCGCCTATATGGGATCGCCCTTCATCGCCACGGCGGAGGCCAATGCCGACCCCGCCTACAAGCAGATGATCGTCGACAGCCATGCCGCCGACATCGTCTATTCGGACGTGTTCACCGGCGTCCACGGCAATTATCTGCGCCCCAGCATCGTCGCGTCGGGGCTGGACCCCGACAGCCTGCCCAAGGCGAAGGACATGGATTTCGCGGCGATGACCGGCGGCGACAAGAAGGCGTGGCGCGACGTATGGGGTTGCGGCCAGGGGATCGGCGCGGTCGACAAGGTGCAGCCGACCGCCGATTTCGTCGCGGGGTTAAAGGCGGACTACCGTGCGGCTGTCGCCGGCTTCACCCTCTAG